The DNA sequence GGTCGAGCGTGACGTCCTTGAGCAGGTAGCCGCGCGCCCCGGCGCGCAGGGCCCGCAGGACGAGCTCGTCGTCGTCGAAGGTCGTCAGCACGAGCACCGGCACCTCGGACCCGCGCGCGGCCAGCTCCTCGAGCGTCGTGATCCCGTCGCGCCGCGGCATGCGCAGGTCCAGCAGGAGGACCTCGACGTCGCCGCGCCCGACCAGTGCGAGCGCGTCGTCGCCGTCCTGCCCCTGCCCCACCACCTCGATCTCGTCGCTCAGCGCGAGGAGGCTGAGGATCCCCTGCCGGACGAGGGTCTGGTCGTCGACGACGGCGACGCGCGTCATGGGGCCTCCGCGAGGGGCTCGGCTCGTGAGCCCCGCCCCCCTGCGTCCGCGACAGCCGAGCCCGCACCACCTGCCGCTCCAGGACCTGGCGTCGCGACACCAGCCGCGGCGTGGTCCGCTGCCGCCGGCAGCCGGATCGTCACCGTGAAGCCCTGGCCCGGCGCCGTCGTCGTGCGCCCGGACCACGAGGCCGTCGACGTCGGAGACCACCGAGATCTCCAGCCGGCTCGCCGCCGCGTGCCGGACCGTGTTCGTCACGACCTCCTGCACCGCGCGGACGACGGCGATGGTGCGCTCCTCGTCCAGCGGTGACCGGTCGTCGTCGAGAGGGGCCCGGACGTCGTCGACGTCCAGCACGAGGGTCAGTCACGGCAGCCGGCCGACGACGGCGCGCAGGGTGGGCACGAGGCCGGCCGGCGCGTCACGGAGCTCGCCGACCGTGGCGCGGACGTCGGTGAGCAGGCCCTTGGCGATGTCCCTGGCGCGCGAGACGTGGGTCAGGGCCTCGCCGGTCGCCTGGTGGCCGGCCACCTCCAGCTCGAGGGCGAGCGCGGTGAGCTGGTGGCCGAGGACGTCGTGGAGGTCGCGGGCGATGCGCAGCCGCTCGTCGGTTCGGCTGGACGTCGCCAGCAGGGTGGTCGCCGCCCGCAGGTCGGCGTGGGTGGCGGCGAGCTCGGCCCGCGCGGCCGCCTCGCGGCGGGTGCCGACGACCACGAGCGCGGTGAAGACCTGGAACGCGAGGTAGGCGGTGGTGCTCAGCACCATCGTCGTCGTGTCCCACCCGGTGAGCGCCCCGCCCACGGCCACCGCGACCGTCTGGACGACGATGACCGCGGCGACGGCACCCACCGGCATCACGAAGGCGATCGTCGCCGTCGTGACGACGAAGAGCAGTGACGTGAAGCCGAGATCCGGTGCGAGGAGCCACACCGCCATCCCGGCGACGACGAGGGTCCCCATCGTCGCCCGCGGGTCCCACCCCCGCGCCGCCCGCACATCGAGGCTCTCGACGGCGAAGGCGGCGACGTAGACCAGGTAGGCCGCCCACCACAGCGCGACGACCGCGGCGTCGTCGCTCAGGCGCACCCCCGAGACGAGCACCGCTAGGCGATGTTCGGGCTGACCAACGCCTCGGCCGTCCTGCCGGGCGGGACGTCGGTCGGGCTGGCGATGCTCGTCTCGATGAGCGCGTACGGCGTGGTGTCACTGGCGATCTTCACCTTCGGCGAGGACGTCGCGAAGGAGCGCGGCCGCGGCTGGACGAGGACACTGCGCGCGACGCCGTTCCCGACGAGCGTCCATCTGGC is a window from the Georgenia muralis genome containing:
- a CDS encoding response regulator, which encodes MTRVAVVDDQTLVRQGILSLLALSDEIEVVGQGQDGDDALALVGRGDVEVLLLDLRMPRRDGITTLEELAARGSEVPVLVLTTFDDDELVLRALRAGARGYLLKDVTLDQLVGAIGVLAGGGTLLQPGLTDRLFRAVSARPAAVEGFERPEPLTPRELDVLRLAAAGYSNAEIAGALHLAAGTVKNHLSAVFVKLGVRDRTRAVLRALDLGLLEG
- a CDS encoding sensor histidine kinase, giving the protein MLVSGVRLSDDAAVVALWWAAYLVYVAAFAVESLDVRAARGWDPRATMGTLVVAGMAVWLLAPDLGFTSLLFVVTTATIAFVMPVGAVAAVIVVQTVAVAVGGALTGWDTTTMVLSTTAYLAFQVFTALVVVGTRREAAARAELAATHADLRAATTLLATSSRTDERLRIARDLHDVLGHQLTALALELEVAGHQATGEALTHVSRARDIAKGLLTDVRATVGELRDAPAGLVPTLRAVVGRLP